The following are from one region of the Arachis duranensis cultivar V14167 chromosome 10, aradu.V14167.gnm2.J7QH, whole genome shotgun sequence genome:
- the LOC127742857 gene encoding uncharacterized protein LOC127742857, with amino-acid sequence MIYIRFSFQLNLCNLHDSAKSGIRELRTTQHATPKDTCSPSVESLVGDTNKGYSTLKRNIVGGGWTKQLIDLYPDSTEGSSTKCRKLKMARLLVLINPIKISASKAYKRNYAQINDKPIGSHYVSYC; translated from the exons ATGATATATATTAGGT TTAGTTTTCAATTGAACTTATGCAATCTCCATGATTCAGCAAAATCTGGCATTAGAGAACTCAGAACTACTCAGCATGCAACACCTAAG GACACATGTTCACCTTCTGTTGAGAGTTTGGTCGGCGACACTAATAAGGGTTATTCAACTCTAAAGAGAAACATTGTTGGTGGCGGATGGACAAAACAGCTTATTGATCTCTATCCGGATTCTACCGAAGGATCATCCACAAAGTGTAGGAAATTGAAAATGGCCAGGTTGCTGGTGTTGATAAACCCCATCAAAATTAGTGCATCCAAAGCCTACAAGAGAAATTATGCACAGATTAATGATAAACCTATAGGATCACACTATGTTTCGTACTGTTAA